One Oryza glaberrima chromosome 11, OglaRS2, whole genome shotgun sequence genomic region harbors:
- the LOC127755837 gene encoding flavonol 3-O-glucosyltransferase UGT89B1-like, whose product MAVTVAVTAGNAPLLEPLLAACPSLGVVTLPFPPSPLLPPGCGENTRGLPWRLFWMFVPALAALRAPLLDWCEAQHQRRRRVTAIVSDLFTGWARPLADELGAAHVTFSPCTAFFVAMAPPTWHPPSTPTPMPQSRADADADADTDEAAAAALLFPHVVDDPKPGDEAYEEIRQILLWSLENKCIVVNSFAALEAAYWASPLAARLRSRSRVLSVGPLSEAWPTCGNRGGRPAVAASEVAAWLDAFDDGTVVYVSFGTQHALSAAQAACVAEALARSSPHTR is encoded by the coding sequence ATGGctgtcaccgtcgccgtcaccgccggcaACGCCCCGCTCCTCGAGCCGCTCCTGGCGGCCTGCCCCTCCCTCGGCGTGGTGACGCTGCCCTTCCCTCCGtcgccgctcctcccgccggGGTGCGGCGAGAACACCAGGGGCCTCCCATGGCGCCTCTTCTGGATGTTCGTCCCGGCCCTGGCCGCcctccgcgcgccgctcctGGACTGGTGCGAGGCCCAGCACCAGCGCCGGCGACGCGTCACGGCCATCGTCTCCGACCTGTTCACGGGGTGGGCGCGCCcgctcgccgacgagctcggcgcGGCGCACGTCACGTTCTCGCCCTGCACCGCCTTCTTCGTCGCCATGGCGCCCCCGACCTGGCACCCTCCCAGTACTCCCACTCCCATGCCGCAGAGCagagccgacgccgacgccgacgccgacaccgATGAAGCGGCGGCCGCTGCGCTCTTGTTCCCGCACGTCGTCGACGACCCTAAGCCCGGCGACGAGGCGTACGAGGAGATCCGTCAGATCTTGCTCTGGAGCCTGGAGAACAAGTGCATCGTGGTGAACTCCTTCGCGGCGCTCGAGGCCGCCTACTGGGCGTCTCCTCTAGCAGCTCGATTGAGGTCAAGGTCAAGGGTGTTATCCGTGGGCCCACTTTCCGAAGCATGGCCCACCTGCGGCAACCGTGGCGggaggccggcggtggccgcgtCGGAGGTGGCCGCCTGGCTGGACGCATTCGACGACGGCACCGTCGTGTACGTCAGCTTCGGGACGCAGCACGCGCTgtcggcggcgcaggcggcgtgCGTGGCCGAGGCGCTGGCGCGGAGCTCACCTCACACAAGATAG
- the LOC127755213 gene encoding coniferyl alcohol acyltransferase-like, translated as MAPEAAVPAGEDLTIRVVSRRLVKASDATIQPHVATVSNLDLYFNNYQASMVCLYPSNLPVAGVAGSFDAVVAAFEAGLPSLLNHFYPLAGRIVVDPVSRLPELHCHNQGAELVVGEVDAALGSLNFAGMDGSLRRILLPYPDDVMLSVQLLRFACGGFSVVWGNNHLPNDGHGISMVVRMWSELARTGRIADGVVINHDRSVFRPRSPPSYGAAVRATFAAYHDSSRLVNVLTTQDSFVERLYYIEAGDVARLRDMASTGQRRASRVQAVSAFLWKALAGVVAASRVPEERCRMGWWVDARRRVASPALVPAMHSFFGNMTAYALGEAAVEEILERPLAEVAAMAREAIASIDYDAYVQELVDWVEEHKAEKMMEASALGLGSPTVNQTVFASFPLDTDFGFGEATLAMPVWENGRVSSGTLAVGARPGDDGSWLVSAYIWPRLAAALESDDHRIFKPLTAAYLGFV; from the coding sequence ATGGCGCCTGAGGCTGCTGTTCCCGCCGGCGAGGACCTGACCATCCGCGTCGTGAGCCGCCGCCTCGTCAAGGCCTCCGACGCCACCATCCAGCCGCACGTCGCCACCGTCTCCAACCTTGacctctacttcaacaactACCAGGCCTCCATGGTCTGCCTCTACCCCAGCAACCTCCCCGTGGCCGGCGTCGCCGGCAGcttcgacgccgtcgtcgccgccttcgaggcCGGCCTCCCGTCGCTGCTCAACCACTTCTACCCCCTCGCCGGCCGGATCGTCGTCGACCCTGTCTCCCGCCTCCCCGAGCTGCACTGCCACAACCAGGGTgcggagctcgtcgtcggcgaggtcgacgcCGCGCTGGGCAGCCTGAACTTCGCCGGGATGGACGGGTCGCTGAGGAGGATCTTGCTGCCGTACCCCGACGACGTGATGCTGTCCGTGCAGCTGCTGCGGTTCGCCTGCGGCGGCTTCTCCGTCGTGTGGGGCAACAACCACCTCCCCAACGACGGCCACGGCATCTCCATGGTCGTCAGGATGTGGTCGGAGCTGGCGCGGACGGGGAGGATCGCCGACGGGGTTGTCATCAACCACGACCGGTCGGTGTTCCGCCCCCGCAGCCCGCCGTCGTACGGCGCCGCTGTCCGCGCCACGTTCGCGGCCTACCACGACAGCAGCCGGCTGGTGAACGTCCTGACAACGCAGGACAGCTTCGTGGAGCGGCTCTACTACATcgaggccggcgacgtcgcCCGGCTGCGCGACATGGCGAGCACCGGGCAGCGGCGCGCGTCGCGGGTGCAGGCGGTGTCGGCGTTCCTGTGGAaggcgctcgccggcgtggtggcggcgtcgcgcgTGCCCGAGGAGCGGTGCCGGATGGGGTGGTGGgtggacgcgcggcggcgggtggcgtcGCCCGCGCTGGTCCCGGCGATGCACAGCTTCTTCGGCAACATGACGGCGTACGCCCTCGGCGAGGCGGCCGTGGAGGAGATCCTGGAGAGGCCgctggcggaggtggcggccatggcgcgggaGGCCATCGCGTCGATCGACTACGACGCGTACGTGCAGGAGCTCGTGGACTGGGTGGAGGAGCACAAGGCGGAGAAGATGATGGAGGCGAGCGCGCTCGGGCTGGGCTCGCCGACGGTAAACCAGACGGTGTTCGCGTCGTTCCCGCTGGACACCGACTTCGGGTTCGGCGAGGCGACGCTGGCCATGCCCGTGTGGGAGAACGGGAGGGTGAGCTCCGGGACGCTGGCCGTCGGAGCGCGGCCGGGAGACGACGGGTCGTGGCTGGTGAGCGCCTACATATGgccgcggctggcggcggcgctggagtcCGACGACCACCGCATCTTCAAGCCTCTCACGGCGGCGTACCTCGGCTTCGTCTAA